In the Leptospira limi genome, one interval contains:
- a CDS encoding circularly permuted type 2 ATP-grasp protein: MFIADYSAKNIYDEMFSNEGFPRKSYDFVKTKMESLGGIELLKRSSSAERALMSLGITFTLYGDGGEQERIMPFDVIPRIVPSEEWINIEKGLKQRILALNLFLNDIYGEQKILKDKIIPRDIIESSTGFLKQCIGLKPPKDIWIHITGTDLVRDGAGKFHVLEDNLRCPSGVSYVLENREVMKRTFPELFEKLNIRQVYDYPYHLRSMLENLTDASDPVIAVWTPGVYNSAYYEHSFLAQKMGVYLVEGSDLVVENHKVYMKTTKGLRKVDVVYRRIDDTFMDPSSFREDSLLGVKGIFEAYKRGNVALANAPGTGVADDKVIYSYVPKIIKYYLGEDSIIPNVPTYLCSEDSDLKYVLDNIHNLVVKAANGAGGYGMIIGPKSSKQEQEDFKELIKADPRNYIAQPVLNLSTVPTLISDKIESRHVDLRPFILYGKDIYVMPGGLTRVALRKGSLVVNSSQGGGSKDTWVLG, encoded by the coding sequence ATGTTTATCGCAGACTATAGCGCAAAAAATATCTATGATGAGATGTTTTCCAATGAAGGATTTCCACGTAAAAGTTATGATTTTGTGAAAACAAAAATGGAAAGTTTAGGTGGTATTGAATTACTCAAACGGAGTAGTTCCGCCGAACGTGCATTAATGTCATTAGGGATCACCTTTACGTTGTATGGTGATGGTGGCGAACAAGAAAGGATTATGCCCTTTGATGTCATTCCTCGAATCGTACCAAGTGAGGAATGGATTAATATTGAAAAAGGATTAAAACAAAGGATCCTTGCACTGAATTTATTTTTAAATGATATTTATGGCGAACAAAAGATTCTTAAGGATAAAATTATCCCGCGGGATATCATAGAGTCTAGTACTGGTTTTCTCAAACAATGTATAGGATTAAAACCACCGAAAGACATTTGGATTCATATTACAGGAACTGACCTTGTTCGTGATGGAGCAGGTAAATTTCATGTATTAGAAGATAACCTACGTTGCCCTTCTGGTGTTTCTTATGTATTGGAAAATCGTGAGGTGATGAAACGAACCTTTCCCGAACTGTTTGAAAAGTTAAACATCCGCCAAGTGTATGATTATCCTTACCACTTACGTTCCATGTTAGAAAATCTAACAGATGCCAGTGATCCAGTGATTGCTGTCTGGACACCAGGTGTTTATAACTCCGCTTATTATGAACATAGTTTTTTAGCCCAAAAGATGGGTGTGTATTTGGTGGAAGGATCGGATCTTGTAGTGGAAAACCATAAAGTTTACATGAAAACAACAAAAGGTCTCCGTAAAGTAGATGTAGTGTATCGAAGAATCGATGATACGTTTATGGATCCATCCAGTTTCCGTGAAGATTCCTTACTTGGAGTCAAAGGGATATTTGAAGCTTATAAACGAGGAAATGTTGCCCTTGCCAATGCACCAGGAACTGGTGTAGCGGATGATAAAGTAATTTATTCTTATGTGCCAAAGATCATTAAATATTACTTAGGTGAAGATTCTATCATTCCAAATGTTCCAACGTATCTATGTTCAGAAGATTCTGATCTAAAATATGTATTGGATAATATTCATAACTTGGTTGTCAAAGCGGCAAATGGTGCAGGTGGGTATGGTATGATCATTGGTCCAAAATCTTCTAAACAAGAACAGGAAGATTTTAAAGAATTAATCAAAGCGGATCCAAGAAACTATATCGCGCAACCAGTTTTAAATCTTTCAACAGTTCCCACATTAATTTCAGATAAAATTGAATCGAGACATGTGGATTTAAGACCGTTCATATTGTACGGTAAAGATATCTATGTTATGCCTGGTGGATTGACACGAGTGGCTTTACGTAAAGGTTCTTTAGTTGTGAATTCATCCCAGGGAGGCGGTTCAAAAGACACCTGGGTGTTAGGATAA
- a CDS encoding YqgE/AlgH family protein, which translates to MTDHPDSTRGKLLISNSSVIQDFFHKSVVLMVDHDDDGAFGLVLNKPTDQTMESLIKNLPDTVHSNKPVYAGGPVDNLFVSILHNGKQTADPGVEVVPGIYMARSFDTMLEVLSSDQIQFRVLQGYAGWSSGQLESEFDRLSWVVSDLVDDSIVFKEDDSESIWREALRSKGGIYKYFVDHTKDPSLN; encoded by the coding sequence ATGACAGATCATCCTGATTCAACGCGCGGAAAGTTACTCATTTCCAATTCTAGTGTGATTCAGGATTTTTTTCATAAATCCGTTGTCCTCATGGTAGACCATGACGACGACGGGGCCTTTGGTCTCGTGTTAAACAAACCCACTGACCAAACAATGGAATCACTCATCAAAAACCTACCAGATACAGTTCATTCCAACAAACCGGTGTATGCTGGTGGACCGGTAGACAATTTGTTTGTATCTATTTTACATAATGGAAAACAAACAGCGGATCCAGGAGTAGAAGTGGTTCCAGGGATTTATATGGCTCGAAGTTTTGATACAATGTTAGAAGTTTTATCTTCTGACCAAATCCAATTTCGTGTCTTACAAGGTTATGCTGGTTGGTCTTCTGGACAATTAGAAAGTGAATTTGACAGGTTGTCTTGGGTTGTTTCTGATTTAGTAGATGATTCCATCGTATTTAAAGAAGATGATTCAGAATCGATTTGGCGAGAAGCTCTTCGAAGTAAAGGTGGAATTTACAAATACTTTGTAGACCATACCAAAGATCCTTCCCTTAATTAA
- a CDS encoding SDR family NAD(P)-dependent oxidoreductase, with protein sequence MKLASKKIVLTNGSSELGKELLSILLSQGALVVVGDVTPEEIPNHANLQKYKIDPSKPDQIERLIESAIETLDKIDVFIINSEELTFAEDDKENWNQLKHLFQTNSLGPIFAIQKLTNLISVGLHIISVSSNVSIYPTPGYGLYGSSKLAFDYFWDSYRKQIGKSFQFSRVLADVPSNSKPNQLAKKVVQSILRPKRSRYESWKLWFQVLFLRFLPFSQFFRSFYYGFRLKEEKRKKNSPSHSALTTEV encoded by the coding sequence ATGAAACTTGCTTCTAAAAAAATTGTATTAACCAATGGATCATCTGAATTAGGAAAAGAACTTTTATCAATTTTACTTTCCCAAGGTGCCTTGGTAGTTGTTGGAGATGTAACTCCTGAAGAAATTCCAAATCATGCAAATTTACAAAAATACAAAATAGATCCATCAAAACCTGATCAGATTGAGAGATTAATTGAATCTGCAATTGAAACATTAGATAAAATCGATGTGTTTATCATCAATTCAGAGGAATTAACATTTGCCGAAGATGATAAGGAAAATTGGAACCAACTAAAACATTTATTCCAAACAAATTCTCTAGGACCAATTTTTGCGATTCAAAAGTTGACAAATCTTATTTCTGTTGGACTCCATATCATTTCTGTTAGTTCTAATGTTTCCATTTATCCCACTCCCGGTTATGGATTGTATGGATCTTCCAAACTCGCTTTTGATTATTTTTGGGATTCTTACCGCAAACAAATTGGCAAATCTTTCCAATTCTCTCGTGTGTTGGCTGATGTGCCTTCCAACTCAAAACCCAACCAATTGGCAAAAAAGGTGGTTCAGTCAATTTTGAGACCAAAACGATCTCGGTATGAATCTTGGAAACTTTGGTTTCAGGTTCTTTTTCTTCGATTTTTGCCTTTTTCACAATTTTTTCGCAGTTTCTATTATGGATTTCGCTTAAAAGAAGAGAAAAGAAAGAAAAATTCACCCTCTCACTCTGCCCTAACAACAGAAGTTTAA